The following proteins are co-located in the Cyprinus carpio isolate SPL01 chromosome B19, ASM1834038v1, whole genome shotgun sequence genome:
- the sdhaf3 gene encoding succinate dehydrogenase assembly factor 3, mitochondrial isoform X1 — protein MAPAAHVSAVRSLYKRILLLHRFMPIDLRALGDQYVKDEFRRHKTASAEEVTRFMAEWQNYKDTLQTQVLEAAGNKKLVFGCDLSEEKLKDLQDEQIGQLYELMLESTKPNRQFDIQEEGTPK, from the exons ATGGCTCCTGCAGCACATGTATCAGCTGTACGGTCTCTGTATAAGAGGATCCTGCTGCTGCACCGCTTCATGCCCATAGACCTGCGGGCTCTGGGTGATCAGTATGTGAAAGACGAGTTCAGAAGACACAAGACCGCATCAGCTGAAGAGGTCACGCGCTTCATGGCGGAATGGCAG AACTACAAAGACACTCTACAGACACAGGTGCTGGAAGCGGCGGGAAACAAGAAGTTGGTGTTTGGTTGTGATTTATCCGAAGAGAAACTCAAAGACTTACAAGACGAGCAGATCGGACAGCTTTACGAGCTTATGCTTGAGTCCACAAAACCCAACCGGCAGTTTGATATTCAAGAGGAGGGAACGCCAAAGTAA
- the sdhaf3 gene encoding succinate dehydrogenase assembly factor 3, mitochondrial isoform X2: protein MDMKWKPLHCKRNCLYKRCYQISSSLMSQENSLLKPSTRWQHLPKFCSSMKNNYKDTLQTQVLEAAGNKKLVFGCDLSEEKLKDLQDEQIGQLYELMLESTKPNRQFDIQEEGTPK from the exons ATGGATATGAAATGGAAACCGTTGCATTGCAAAAGAAACTGCTTATACAAGAGATGTTACCAAATCTCCAGTTCCTTAATGAGTCAGGAAAACTCTTTGCTGAAACCTTCCACACGATGGCAGCACCTTCCTAAATTCTGCAGCAGCATGAAAAAC AACTACAAAGACACTCTACAGACACAGGTGCTGGAAGCGGCGGGAAACAAGAAGTTGGTGTTTGGTTGTGATTTATCCGAAGAGAAACTCAAAGACTTACAAGACGAGCAGATCGGACAGCTTTACGAGCTTATGCTTGAGTCCACAAAACCCAACCGGCAGTTTGATATTCAAGAGGAGGGAACGCCAAAGTAA